A single window of Botrytis cinerea B05.10 chromosome 15, complete sequence DNA harbors:
- the Bcpgi1 gene encoding Bcpgi1 — MPQATELKAWSALQSHHDNVGRNFVLKEEFKKDPQRFEKFSKTFKNTADNSEILFDFSKNLINEDTIKALVAVAKEAGLEKLRDEMFAGEKINFTEDRAVLHVALRNVTSDPINVDGKDVMPGVNKELKHMEEFSEQIRSGEWKGYTGKPLTTIINIGIGGSDLGPVMVTEALKYYGAREQTLHFVSNIDGTHMAEALRDSDPETTLFLVASKTFTTAETVTNANSAKEWFLKKTDNKGDIAKHFVALSTNEAEVTKFGIDAKNMFGFESWVGGRYSVWSAIGLSVAIHIGFKNFHELLSGAHAMDMHFKNTPLEENIPVIAGLLSVWYSDFFGAQTHLVSPFDQYLHRFPAYLQQLSMESNGKAVSRDGKIVKYTTGPILFGEPATNAQHSFFQLVHQGTKLIPTDFIMAAESHNPIDNNKHQKMLASNFFAQAEALMIGKGEDELKAENTPAELYKHKTFLGNRPTTSILAQKITPGTLGALIVYYEHLTFTEGAVWNINSFDQWGVELGKSLAKKIQAELDVSGNVGEHDSSTGGLIAAFKKKSNI, encoded by the exons ATGCCTCAAGCAACCGAACTCAAAGCATGGAGTGCTCTCCAATCCCACCATGACAACGTGGGCCGTAACTTTGTCCTCAAggaagaattcaaaaaggacCCTCAACGATTCGAGAAATTTTCCAAAACCTTCAAGAACACTGCCGACAACTCGGAGATTCTCTTTGATTTCTCCAAGAACTTGATCAATGAAGATACCATCAAGGCCTTAGTCGCGGTTGCAAAAGAAGCCGGATTGGAGAAGTTGCGTGATGAGATGTTTGCGGGTGAGAAGATCAATTTCACGGAAGATCGTGCTGTTCTTCACGTTGCATTGAGAAACGTCACCAGTGATCCAATCAAcgtggatggaaaggatgtCATGCCAGGTGTTAACAAGGAGTTGAAGCACATGGAGGAATTCTCGGAACAAATTAGAAGTGGCGAGTGGAAGGGTTACACTGGAAAGCCTTTGACTACCATTATCAACATTGGCATTGGTGGTTCTGATCT TGGTCCAGTTATGGTAACTGAAGCTCTCAAGTACTATGGTGCTCGAGAACAAACCCTCCACTTCGTTTCTAACATCGATGGCACACACATGGCTGAGGCATTGAGAGATTCTGATCCAGAAACTACTCTCTTCTTGGTCGCTTCCAAGACTTTCACTACTGCAGAGACGGTCACCAACGCCAACTCCGCAAAGGAATGGTTCTTGAAGAAGACTGATAACAAGGGTGATATCGCTAAACACTTTGTTGCTCTCTCTACCAACGAAGCTGAAGTGACCAAGTTTGGTATTGATGCTAAGAACATGTTTGGTTTCGAAAGTTGGGTCGGAGGTAGATACAGTGTTTGGAGTGCAATCGGTTTGAGCGTTGCCATTCACATTGGATTCAAGAATTTCCATGAATTGTTATCTGGAGCACATGCTATGGATATGCATTTCAAGAACACTCCACTCGAGGAGAACATTCCAGTTATTGCTGGTCTTTTGAGTGTTTGGTACTCTGATTTCTTTGGTGCTCAAACTCATTTGGTTTCTCC TTTCGACCAATACCTCCACAGATTCCCAGCTTACCTTCAACAACTCTCTATGGAGTCGAACGGTAAGGCTGTTTCTCgtgatggaaagattgtCAAGTACACAACTGGTCCAATTCTCTTTGGTGAACCCGCTACAAATGCTCaacattctttcttccaacTTGTACACCAAGGTACTAAGTTGATCCCAACCGACTTCATCATGGCCGCTGAATCACACAACCCAATTGATAACAACAAGCACCAAAAGATGTTGGCATCGAACTTCTTCGCTCAAGCTGAAGCTCTCATGATTGgaaagggagaagatgagCTCAAGGCTGAGAACACACCAGCCGAATTATACAAACACAAGACATTCTTGGGTAACAGACCAACTACATCCATTCTTGCTCAAAAGATTACCCCAGGTACTCTCGGTGCTTTGATTGTTTACTACGAACATCTTACATTTACTGAGGGTGCTGTCTGGAACATTAACAGTTTCGATCAATGGGGTGTTGAGTTGGGTAAGAGCTTGGCTAAGAAGATCCAAGCCGAGTTGGATGTTAGTGGAAATGTTGGAGAGCACGATAGCAGTACCGGAGGATTGATTGCTGCTTTCAAGAAGAAGTCTAATATCTAA